From the Buteo buteo chromosome 1, bButBut1.hap1.1, whole genome shotgun sequence genome, one window contains:
- the MGAT4D gene encoding alpha-1,3-mannosyl-glycoprotein 4-beta-N-acetylglucosaminyltransferase-like protein MGAT4D isoform X1: MRRRHGPLLTALCLGAAFPLLWYAAWQGSRGNDLDIYQSQLLELRQRLLYAEKENKKRSHELSSALDEIKHVVAKRMNSTTNHTDDMKWKELNLTRKLPVHFTNMYYYLPHLREYEDAIFPNVIFGQQRTGVSLVMGIPTVKREKQHYLINTLHSLLYELSEEQKNDCVIIIFVAEVNAEYVNNVAESVKTSFPREIQSGVLEVISPPASYYPDLSNLKKTFGDSEDRVRWRTKQNLDYSFLMLYAQPKGTFYLQLEDDIIAKPDYIQSIENFAAEQSQEWMILEFSQLGFIGKLFKSEDLPLIVEFFLMFYKDKPIDWLIDHLLWVKVCNPEKDAIHCEKEKAKLRIRAKPSLFQHVGIYSSLAGKIQNLKDKDFGKNVLHKPHNNPRAKVDTSLRTYQQYTLEKVYTGKDCFWASAPVAGDYISFTFLNPLKVEKYFFRSGNMEHPGDKLFNTTVEVLPAYEMLRKELVDNGSKFNYPATKDGYLKIGAFENGIAEGSINQSIGKIQAIRLSVNSDSPVWAILSEVFIKTSEN, translated from the exons GAAATGACTTAGACATATACCAAAGCCAGCTTCTGGAACTTCGGCAAAGACTATTGTatgctgaaaaggaaaataaaaaaagatcacACGAACTGAGCAGTGCCCTAGATGAAATTAAACATGTAGTTGCAAAAAGAATGAACTCAACAACAAATCATACAG ATGATATGAAGTGGAAAGAGTTAAACCTGACCAGAAAACTCCCCGTGCATTTTACAAATATGTACTACTACCTACCTCACCTTCGAGAATATGAAGATGCCATTTTCCCAAATGTCATTTTTGGCCAACAGAGAACTGGAG TCTCACTGGTGATGGGTATTCCTactgtgaaaagggaaaaacaacatTATCTGATTAATACACTGCATTCCCTACTGTATGAActttctgaagagcagaagaaTGACTGCGTAATAATCATCTTTGTAGCAGAG gtgaatGCAGAATATGTTAACAATGTTGCAGAAAGTGTTAAAACCAG CTTCCCCAGAGAAATCCAGTCTGGAGTCCTAGAGGttatttctcctcctgcttcttATTATCCAGATCTTTCCaacctgaagaaaacatttgggGATTCGGAGGACAGAGTAAG GTGGAGAACTAAACAGAATTTGGATTATAGCTTTTTAATGCTATATGCCCAGCCTAAGGGAACCTTTTATTTACAG ctggaAGATGATATTATAGCCAAACCTGATTATATTCAGAGTATAGAAAACTTTGCTGCTGAACAGTCCCAGGAATGGATGATTCTTGAGTTCTCACAGCTTGGATTTATTG GAAAATTGTTTAAATCGGAAGACCTGCCACTCATAGTGGaattttttctcatgttttataAAGATAAGCCCATAGACTGGCTTATAGACCACCTGCTCTGGGTTAAAGTGTGCAATCCAGAAAAGGATGCA ATACactgtgaaaaggaaaaggcaaagttACGTATCCGTGCTAAGCCATCTCTCTTTCAGCATGTGGGAATTTATTCATCACTGGCTGGGAAGATACAGAATTTGAAA GATAAAGATTTTGGCAAAAATGTGCTACATAAACCACACAATAATCCACGTGCAAAAGTGGATACAAGCCTAAGAACATACCAGCAATATACCTTGGAAAAAGTTTATACGGGAAAAGACTGTTTTTGGGCTTCAGCTCCGGTGGCAGGGGACTACATCAGCTTCACCTTTTTAAATCCACTAAAAGTTGAAAA GTACTTCTTCAGAAGTGGAAACATGGAGCACCCTGGTGATAAACTGTTTAACACTACTGTGGAAGTGTTGCCAGCTTAT gaaATGCTAAGAAAAGAACTGGTGGACAATGGAAGTAAATTTAACTACCCAGCAACCAAAGACGGATACTTAAAAATAG gggcttttgaaaatggaattGCAGAAGGCAGTATCAATCAGTCAATAGGAAAAATACAGGCTATTCGTTTATCGGTCAATTCTGATTCTCCTGTATGGGCAATACTTAGTGAG gtatttatcAAGACATcggaaaactaa
- the MGAT4D gene encoding alpha-1,3-mannosyl-glycoprotein 4-beta-N-acetylglucosaminyltransferase-like protein MGAT4D isoform X3, producing the protein MNSTTNHTDDMKWKELNLTRKLPVHFTNMYYYLPHLREYEDAIFPNVIFGQQRTGVSLVMGIPTVKREKQHYLINTLHSLLYELSEEQKNDCVIIIFVAEVNAEYVNNVAESVKTSFPREIQSGVLEVISPPASYYPDLSNLKKTFGDSEDRVRWRTKQNLDYSFLMLYAQPKGTFYLQLEDDIIAKPDYIQSIENFAAEQSQEWMILEFSQLGFIGKLFKSEDLPLIVEFFLMFYKDKPIDWLIDHLLWVKVCNPEKDAIHCEKEKAKLRIRAKPSLFQHVGIYSSLAGKIQNLKDKDFGKNVLHKPHNNPRAKVDTSLRTYQQYTLEKVYTGKDCFWASAPVAGDYISFTFLNPLKVEKYFFRSGNMEHPGDKLFNTTVEVLPAYEMLRKELVDNGSKFNYPATKDGYLKIGAFENGIAEGSINQSIGKIQAIRLSVNSDSPVWAILSEVFIKTSEN; encoded by the exons ATGAACTCAACAACAAATCATACAG ATGATATGAAGTGGAAAGAGTTAAACCTGACCAGAAAACTCCCCGTGCATTTTACAAATATGTACTACTACCTACCTCACCTTCGAGAATATGAAGATGCCATTTTCCCAAATGTCATTTTTGGCCAACAGAGAACTGGAG TCTCACTGGTGATGGGTATTCCTactgtgaaaagggaaaaacaacatTATCTGATTAATACACTGCATTCCCTACTGTATGAActttctgaagagcagaagaaTGACTGCGTAATAATCATCTTTGTAGCAGAG gtgaatGCAGAATATGTTAACAATGTTGCAGAAAGTGTTAAAACCAG CTTCCCCAGAGAAATCCAGTCTGGAGTCCTAGAGGttatttctcctcctgcttcttATTATCCAGATCTTTCCaacctgaagaaaacatttgggGATTCGGAGGACAGAGTAAG GTGGAGAACTAAACAGAATTTGGATTATAGCTTTTTAATGCTATATGCCCAGCCTAAGGGAACCTTTTATTTACAG ctggaAGATGATATTATAGCCAAACCTGATTATATTCAGAGTATAGAAAACTTTGCTGCTGAACAGTCCCAGGAATGGATGATTCTTGAGTTCTCACAGCTTGGATTTATTG GAAAATTGTTTAAATCGGAAGACCTGCCACTCATAGTGGaattttttctcatgttttataAAGATAAGCCCATAGACTGGCTTATAGACCACCTGCTCTGGGTTAAAGTGTGCAATCCAGAAAAGGATGCA ATACactgtgaaaaggaaaaggcaaagttACGTATCCGTGCTAAGCCATCTCTCTTTCAGCATGTGGGAATTTATTCATCACTGGCTGGGAAGATACAGAATTTGAAA GATAAAGATTTTGGCAAAAATGTGCTACATAAACCACACAATAATCCACGTGCAAAAGTGGATACAAGCCTAAGAACATACCAGCAATATACCTTGGAAAAAGTTTATACGGGAAAAGACTGTTTTTGGGCTTCAGCTCCGGTGGCAGGGGACTACATCAGCTTCACCTTTTTAAATCCACTAAAAGTTGAAAA GTACTTCTTCAGAAGTGGAAACATGGAGCACCCTGGTGATAAACTGTTTAACACTACTGTGGAAGTGTTGCCAGCTTAT gaaATGCTAAGAAAAGAACTGGTGGACAATGGAAGTAAATTTAACTACCCAGCAACCAAAGACGGATACTTAAAAATAG gggcttttgaaaatggaattGCAGAAGGCAGTATCAATCAGTCAATAGGAAAAATACAGGCTATTCGTTTATCGGTCAATTCTGATTCTCCTGTATGGGCAATACTTAGTGAG gtatttatcAAGACATcggaaaactaa
- the MGAT4D gene encoding alpha-1,3-mannosyl-glycoprotein 4-beta-N-acetylglucosaminyltransferase-like protein MGAT4D isoform X2 produces MNVPSAGNDLDIYQSQLLELRQRLLYAEKENKKRSHELSSALDEIKHVVAKRMNSTTNHTDDMKWKELNLTRKLPVHFTNMYYYLPHLREYEDAIFPNVIFGQQRTGVSLVMGIPTVKREKQHYLINTLHSLLYELSEEQKNDCVIIIFVAEVNAEYVNNVAESVKTSFPREIQSGVLEVISPPASYYPDLSNLKKTFGDSEDRVRWRTKQNLDYSFLMLYAQPKGTFYLQLEDDIIAKPDYIQSIENFAAEQSQEWMILEFSQLGFIGKLFKSEDLPLIVEFFLMFYKDKPIDWLIDHLLWVKVCNPEKDAIHCEKEKAKLRIRAKPSLFQHVGIYSSLAGKIQNLKDKDFGKNVLHKPHNNPRAKVDTSLRTYQQYTLEKVYTGKDCFWASAPVAGDYISFTFLNPLKVEKYFFRSGNMEHPGDKLFNTTVEVLPAYEMLRKELVDNGSKFNYPATKDGYLKIGAFENGIAEGSINQSIGKIQAIRLSVNSDSPVWAILSEVFIKTSEN; encoded by the exons ATGAATGTACCTAGTGCAG GAAATGACTTAGACATATACCAAAGCCAGCTTCTGGAACTTCGGCAAAGACTATTGTatgctgaaaaggaaaataaaaaaagatcacACGAACTGAGCAGTGCCCTAGATGAAATTAAACATGTAGTTGCAAAAAGAATGAACTCAACAACAAATCATACAG ATGATATGAAGTGGAAAGAGTTAAACCTGACCAGAAAACTCCCCGTGCATTTTACAAATATGTACTACTACCTACCTCACCTTCGAGAATATGAAGATGCCATTTTCCCAAATGTCATTTTTGGCCAACAGAGAACTGGAG TCTCACTGGTGATGGGTATTCCTactgtgaaaagggaaaaacaacatTATCTGATTAATACACTGCATTCCCTACTGTATGAActttctgaagagcagaagaaTGACTGCGTAATAATCATCTTTGTAGCAGAG gtgaatGCAGAATATGTTAACAATGTTGCAGAAAGTGTTAAAACCAG CTTCCCCAGAGAAATCCAGTCTGGAGTCCTAGAGGttatttctcctcctgcttcttATTATCCAGATCTTTCCaacctgaagaaaacatttgggGATTCGGAGGACAGAGTAAG GTGGAGAACTAAACAGAATTTGGATTATAGCTTTTTAATGCTATATGCCCAGCCTAAGGGAACCTTTTATTTACAG ctggaAGATGATATTATAGCCAAACCTGATTATATTCAGAGTATAGAAAACTTTGCTGCTGAACAGTCCCAGGAATGGATGATTCTTGAGTTCTCACAGCTTGGATTTATTG GAAAATTGTTTAAATCGGAAGACCTGCCACTCATAGTGGaattttttctcatgttttataAAGATAAGCCCATAGACTGGCTTATAGACCACCTGCTCTGGGTTAAAGTGTGCAATCCAGAAAAGGATGCA ATACactgtgaaaaggaaaaggcaaagttACGTATCCGTGCTAAGCCATCTCTCTTTCAGCATGTGGGAATTTATTCATCACTGGCTGGGAAGATACAGAATTTGAAA GATAAAGATTTTGGCAAAAATGTGCTACATAAACCACACAATAATCCACGTGCAAAAGTGGATACAAGCCTAAGAACATACCAGCAATATACCTTGGAAAAAGTTTATACGGGAAAAGACTGTTTTTGGGCTTCAGCTCCGGTGGCAGGGGACTACATCAGCTTCACCTTTTTAAATCCACTAAAAGTTGAAAA GTACTTCTTCAGAAGTGGAAACATGGAGCACCCTGGTGATAAACTGTTTAACACTACTGTGGAAGTGTTGCCAGCTTAT gaaATGCTAAGAAAAGAACTGGTGGACAATGGAAGTAAATTTAACTACCCAGCAACCAAAGACGGATACTTAAAAATAG gggcttttgaaaatggaattGCAGAAGGCAGTATCAATCAGTCAATAGGAAAAATACAGGCTATTCGTTTATCGGTCAATTCTGATTCTCCTGTATGGGCAATACTTAGTGAG gtatttatcAAGACATcggaaaactaa